One Elgaria multicarinata webbii isolate HBS135686 ecotype San Diego chromosome 7, rElgMul1.1.pri, whole genome shotgun sequence DNA window includes the following coding sequences:
- the USP14 gene encoding ubiquitin carboxyl-terminal hydrolase 14: protein MPLFTVNVKWGKEKFDGVELNTDEPPMVFKAQLFALTGVQPDRQKVMMKGGTLKDDDWGNFKIKNGMTLLMIGSADALPEEPVTRPVFVEDMTEEQLASAMELPCGLTNLGNTCYMNATVQCIRSVPELKEALKRYAGALRASGEMASAQYITAALRDLFDSMDKTSSSIPPIILLQFLHMAFPQFAEKGDQGQYLQQDANECWVQMMRVLQQKLEGIEGDTVMETDSGASGAAAAAAAPPPKKKSLIDQFFSIEFETTMKCTEAEEEEVTKGRENQLQLSCFINQEVKYLFTGLKLRLQEEITKLSPTLQRNALYIKSSKISRLPAYLTIQMVRFFYKEKESVNAKVLKDVKFPLMLDVYELCTSELQEKMVSYRSKFKDLEDKKVNQQPKNSSKGDGAQKEAKYEQFSFSDDIGSNNCGYYELQAVLTHQGRSSSSGHYVSWVKRKQDEWIKFDDDKVSIVTPEDILRLSGGGDWHIAYVLLYGPRRIEVMETEAEQ from the exons ATGCCGCTTTTCACAG TCAATGTAAAATGGGGCAAGGAGAAATTTGATGGAGTGGAGCTGAATACTGATGAACCGCCGATGGTATTCAAAGCTCAGCTTTTTGCTTTGACTGGAGTTCAGCCGGACAGACAGAAAGTGATGATGAAGGGTGGAACTTTAAAG GATGACGACTGGGGCAACTTCAAAATAAAGAAT GGGATGACCTTATTAATGATAGGTTCTGCTGATGCACTTCCTGAAGAGCCAGTTACTCGGCCTGTCTTTGTGGAAGATATGACAGAAGAACAGTTAGCCTCAGCT ATGGAGTTACCGTGTGGCTTAACAAATCTTGGGAATACTTGTTATATGAATGCTACGGTTCAGTGTATTCGCTCTGTGCCAGAACTGAAAGAGGCCCTTAAGAG aTATGCTGGTGCCTTAAGAGCTTCAGGTGAAATGGCCTCTGCTCAGTATATTACTGCAG cTCTTAGAGATTTATTTGATTCCATGGATAAAACCTCTTCTAGTATCCCTCCCATCATTCTTCTCCAGTTTTTACATATGGCCTTTCCCCAGTTTGCGGAGAAAGGGGATCAAGGCCAATATCTTCAACAG GATGCCAATGAATGTTGGGTACAGATGATGAGAGTATTGCAGCAGAAGTTAGAAGGGATAGAAGGTGACACAGTTATGGAA ACGGACTCTGGAGcttcaggagcagcagcagcagcagcagcacctcctcCTAAAAAGAAGAGCTTAATTGACCAGTTTTTCAGTATTGAGTTTGAAACTAC CATGAAATGCACAGaagctgaagaggaggaggtgacAAAAGGAAGAGAGAATCAACTCCAGCTTAGTTGCTTTATCAATCAAGAAGTTAAATATCTTTTCACAGGTCTTAAACTG CGTCTTCAAGAAGAAATTACCAAActgtctccaacgttgcaaagaAATGCCCTTTACATAAAATCT TCCAAGATAAGTCGCTTGCCTGCTTATCTGACTATTCAGATGGTGCGATTCTTTTACAAAGAGAAAGAATCTGTAAATGCCAAAGTTCTCAAG GATGTTAAATTTCCTCTTATGTTGGATGTATATGAACTATGTACATCAGAGCTTCAAGAAAAGATGGTCTCATATCGATCAAAATTCAAGGACTTGGAAGACAAAAAAGTAAATCAGCAGCCAAAGAAT TCTAGTAAAGGTGATGGTGCACAGAAGGAAGCTAAATACGAGCAGTTTTCCTTTTCTGATG ATATTGGCTCCAATAACTGTGGTTATTATGAACTTCAGGCAGTACTAACACACCAGGGAAGATCTAGTTCTTCTGGACACTATGTATCTTGGGTTAAAAGAAAACAAG ATGAATGGATTAAATTTGATGATGACAAAGTCAGCATTGTTACACCTGAAGATATTTTGAGGCTATCTGGTGGCGGAGACTGGCATATAGCTTATGTTCTACTTTATGGGCCACGGAGAATTGAAGTAATGGAAACTGAAGCTGAACAATAG